A genomic window from Trueperella bialowiezensis includes:
- a CDS encoding amidohydrolase, with protein MSLVDLKANIEGFKDWQEDLYIHLHKTPELSMQETNTLKRIGEELAAIGYDTVEVGGGVVGILENGEGPTVLFRADFDGLPVKEDTGVDYASTAKQVDRDGVEQPVMHACGHDMHVSCALGAAKILADNKDAWSGTYLALFQPGEETAEGAQSMVDDGLVNKIPKPDVALGQHVLTAPVSGKVGTTAGPVLSTAASLKITIHGKGSHGSMPHLGIDPVVIASAVVLRLQTIVAREVSPFDFGVVTVGAFQSGSKANIIPASAELLLNVRAYKDEVREAIIDAIKRITIGECQAAGVEKEPEFEIFDRFPSTINDPEVNEKITASLKKYLGEDRVVKLDPITASEDFTNVPRAFDIPYAYFGLGGFLEGEPTYPNHNPKFLPAMQPTLTTGTEAAAAAALAYLGKED; from the coding sequence ATGTCACTGGTTGACCTCAAGGCAAACATTGAGGGCTTCAAGGACTGGCAAGAGGATCTATACATCCACTTGCATAAGACACCCGAACTATCCATGCAAGAGACGAACACGCTCAAGCGCATCGGCGAGGAGCTCGCCGCTATCGGATACGACACGGTGGAAGTCGGCGGCGGCGTCGTCGGCATTCTCGAAAACGGCGAAGGCCCAACAGTACTGTTCCGCGCGGACTTCGACGGCCTGCCTGTCAAAGAAGACACGGGCGTCGACTACGCTTCGACGGCGAAGCAAGTAGACCGCGACGGCGTTGAGCAGCCCGTCATGCACGCGTGCGGCCACGACATGCACGTCTCGTGTGCACTTGGTGCGGCGAAGATTTTGGCAGACAACAAGGACGCCTGGTCAGGCACCTACCTCGCACTCTTCCAGCCAGGCGAGGAGACCGCTGAAGGTGCGCAGTCGATGGTCGACGACGGCCTGGTCAACAAGATCCCGAAGCCCGACGTGGCACTCGGCCAGCACGTTCTTACCGCTCCGGTCTCCGGCAAGGTTGGCACGACGGCGGGTCCGGTACTCTCCACTGCGGCCTCGTTGAAGATCACCATTCACGGTAAGGGCTCGCACGGTTCGATGCCGCACCTGGGCATTGATCCCGTCGTCATCGCGTCCGCAGTCGTTCTGCGTCTGCAGACGATCGTGGCACGCGAAGTCTCGCCATTCGACTTCGGCGTCGTCACAGTTGGCGCCTTCCAGTCCGGTTCCAAGGCGAACATCATCCCGGCGTCGGCAGAGCTTTTGCTCAACGTCCGCGCCTACAAGGATGAAGTCCGCGAAGCAATCATCGACGCGATCAAGCGCATCACCATCGGTGAATGCCAGGCAGCCGGCGTCGAAAAGGAACCCGAGTTCGAAATCTTCGACCGCTTCCCCTCCACGATCAACGATCCCGAGGTGAACGAGAAGATTACAGCGTCGTTGAAGAAGTACCTCGGTGAAGATCGCGTAGTCAAACTTGACCCGATCACCGCATCCGAAGACTTCACGAACGTTCCACGCGCGTTCGACATCCCATACGCATACTTTGGGCTCGGCGGATTCCTCGAAGGTGAACCCACCTATCCGAACCACAATCCGAAGTTCCTGCCCGCAATGCAACCCACACTAACTACAGGTACGGAAGCCGCAGCAGCGGCAGCACTCGCGTACCTCGGCAAGGAGGACTAA
- a CDS encoding carboxymuconolactone decarboxylase family protein has translation MTRFNISKKFPELQKPLNKAAMESAKVSRANGISDELRELINVRVSQINGCVACLRSHVPALREAGMADELIDLIPAWRDVEAPFTPEQRVALGLAEAFTIMDHATDRDMIIDEARDYFTDDQIAAIEWTTILINAFNRISIANG, from the coding sequence GTGACGCGTTTTAACATCAGTAAAAAGTTCCCCGAACTGCAAAAGCCACTCAATAAGGCGGCGATGGAATCAGCGAAAGTAAGCCGTGCCAATGGGATCTCCGACGAGCTACGCGAGCTGATCAACGTACGGGTTTCGCAGATTAACGGTTGCGTGGCCTGCTTACGCTCGCACGTTCCCGCACTTCGTGAGGCCGGCATGGCCGACGAGCTCATCGATCTGATTCCGGCGTGGCGCGACGTCGAAGCCCCGTTCACGCCCGAGCAACGGGTTGCGTTAGGGCTGGCTGAAGCATTCACAATCATGGATCATGCCACGGATCGCGACATGATCATCGACGAAGCCCGCGACTATTTCACCGACGACCAAATCGCTGCGATTGAGTGGACGACGATCCTCATCAACGCGTTCAACCGGATTTCGATAGCCAACGGCTAG
- a CDS encoding DsrE family protein codes for MSNYKLVFHINENDRWPFTLRSVRNFVRSDASNRAVVVANGGAVRSFSQLEADPNRMARIRGLEAEGVDFVVCEVALDERQVKVELIPDYVRVVDAGIVEIARLQAEGYGYVKA; via the coding sequence ATGTCGAACTACAAGCTCGTGTTCCACATCAACGAAAACGACCGCTGGCCATTCACGCTGCGTTCGGTACGCAACTTCGTGCGCTCGGACGCCAGCAACCGCGCCGTCGTCGTCGCTAACGGCGGTGCGGTCAGGTCGTTCTCCCAGCTAGAAGCTGACCCGAACCGGATGGCACGCATCCGCGGCTTGGAAGCAGAAGGCGTTGACTTTGTCGTCTGCGAAGTCGCCTTGGATGAGCGGCAAGTCAAAGTGGAGTTAATCCCGGACTACGTGCGCGTCGTCGACGCCGGAATCGTAGAAATCGCCCGGCTTCAGGCTGAGGGCTACGGATACGTGAAGGCATAA
- a CDS encoding class I SAM-dependent methyltransferase produces MNISTLDQLILDVARHEVPRPARVAIIDDPHGALLRSVLSWDGVDAVLVGSRTIDQARAARQIADQAGADNVRVAGVDGPLRLGDFFAETLAGERAGANAGNPAGSELGETASSELGEPADSAPGIDLALGHTPKSLEEVAYLAAAVAGAAASRTPSGETTGASEPDQSAVLVLGANNKHMDRGHNATLAEYFSDVRASRGRGKFRALVAGGKPTGRTYAPAVGNADAGPIFGVGGVFSGATEDHGGRLLVDAALPELEAAVRDHRAASNPWDSWERPEDSALGNSGLSAFNVVDLGCGNGSVALAVLDALPAAHVLATDSHADAVVSASLTLREFVDAGRARVTWDDAAGQEPEASAHAVLLNPPFHAGNAIDATLVHGLLDAARRLLAPGGLLFMVHNNHLRYRPEVEARFANVEQVARNPKFTVLRAQA; encoded by the coding sequence GTGAATATTTCAACCTTGGACCAGTTAATTTTGGACGTCGCACGACACGAGGTGCCCCGGCCCGCGCGGGTGGCTATCATCGACGACCCACACGGTGCGTTGCTAAGGTCCGTGCTGTCGTGGGATGGCGTCGACGCCGTGTTGGTCGGCTCGCGAACCATCGACCAGGCGCGGGCTGCGCGGCAGATCGCCGACCAGGCCGGTGCTGACAATGTGCGTGTGGCGGGTGTTGACGGGCCGCTACGCCTCGGAGATTTCTTCGCTGAGACGCTTGCGGGTGAGCGCGCCGGGGCGAACGCCGGCAATCCTGCTGGTAGTGAGCTCGGCGAGACCGCAAGTAGTGAGCTCGGCGAACCTGCCGACAGCGCACCAGGCATTGACCTGGCCCTTGGCCATACTCCAAAGTCCCTCGAGGAGGTGGCCTATCTTGCCGCCGCGGTGGCTGGTGCCGCCGCAAGCCGAACCCCGAGCGGTGAGACTACCGGCGCTTCCGAGCCGGATCAGTCTGCCGTCCTCGTACTCGGCGCGAACAACAAACACATGGATCGTGGTCATAACGCCACGCTTGCCGAGTACTTTTCTGACGTGCGGGCGAGCAGGGGCCGTGGCAAGTTCCGCGCACTCGTCGCGGGCGGTAAACCGACCGGCCGCACCTATGCTCCCGCTGTCGGAAACGCTGACGCCGGTCCGATCTTTGGCGTAGGTGGAGTGTTTAGCGGCGCTACCGAAGATCATGGCGGGCGGCTGCTCGTCGATGCAGCACTGCCTGAACTTGAGGCCGCAGTACGCGACCATCGGGCAGCGAGTAATCCGTGGGATTCTTGGGAACGGCCGGAGGACTCGGCGTTGGGAAATTCAGGCTTGAGTGCTTTCAACGTCGTCGATCTCGGTTGCGGTAACGGCTCGGTAGCGCTCGCGGTGCTCGATGCGTTGCCAGCCGCTCACGTGTTGGCCACCGATTCACATGCGGATGCCGTGGTATCGGCGTCGTTGACCTTGCGTGAGTTTGTGGATGCTGGGCGTGCTCGGGTGACGTGGGACGATGCGGCCGGCCAAGAACCGGAAGCGAGCGCGCACGCAGTTCTGCTGAATCCGCCCTTCCATGCGGGCAATGCTATTGATGCCACGTTGGTGCACGGTCTGCTGGATGCCGCGCGGCGACTCCTCGCGCCCGGCGGCCTGCTTTTCATGGTGCACAACAACCATCTGCGCTACCGGCCAGAGGTGGAGGCGCGCTTCGCCAACGTCGAGCAAGTGGCCCGCAACCCGAAGTTCACGGTGTTGCGTGCCCAGGCCTAG
- a CDS encoding O-acetylhomoserine aminocarboxypropyltransferase/cysteine synthase family protein produces MKDETKYIHAGYQPGNGEPRQLPIVQSTTYTYDSSDAIAAVFDEPTHALIYSRFANPTVMAVEQKVADLEGGAAAMATSSGQAATMISIMNLCSAGDSFVTSSEIYGGTLNLFTVTLKRFGIEAIYVDQDASEEEIKAAFKDNTKLMFGETISNPSMAVLDLEKFAKIAHDMGVPFIVDSTFATPVLCKPIEYGADIVIHSTSKYMDGHAVQVGGMIVDSGTFDYTNGKFPDFTTPDESYHGVVYTKDYAAAPNVIKARMQLMRDFGMYPAAHSAFMLNLSLESLHVRMRRHCDNALKVAQYLDTRTDVIGEVRYPGLPSSPYHELAKKYLDGGFSGVIAIDVGTREAGTTFMDALKLVSREVHVADSRSCVLHPASMTHRQVSDAGLIEAGITPGLVRISVGLEDADDVIADLAQALDQLK; encoded by the coding sequence GTGAAGGACGAAACGAAATACATTCACGCTGGCTACCAGCCCGGAAACGGCGAGCCACGCCAGCTGCCCATCGTGCAGTCAACCACCTACACCTATGATTCGTCGGATGCGATCGCAGCCGTGTTTGACGAACCAACCCACGCGCTCATTTACTCGCGCTTCGCGAATCCGACGGTGATGGCGGTCGAGCAGAAGGTCGCCGACCTTGAGGGCGGGGCGGCGGCGATGGCGACGTCGTCGGGTCAAGCCGCAACGATGATCTCCATCATGAACCTGTGCTCGGCTGGCGATTCCTTCGTCACCTCCTCGGAAATCTACGGTGGCACGCTCAACCTGTTCACCGTCACGCTCAAGCGCTTCGGCATCGAAGCGATCTATGTGGACCAGGACGCCTCGGAAGAAGAGATCAAGGCAGCGTTCAAGGACAACACGAAGCTGATGTTCGGCGAGACGATCTCCAACCCGTCGATGGCCGTCCTCGACTTGGAAAAGTTCGCGAAGATCGCCCACGACATGGGCGTGCCGTTCATCGTCGATTCCACGTTTGCCACGCCGGTGCTGTGCAAGCCAATCGAATATGGCGCTGATATCGTCATCCACTCCACGTCCAAATACATGGACGGGCACGCGGTCCAGGTGGGCGGCATGATCGTCGATTCGGGCACGTTCGACTACACCAACGGCAAGTTCCCGGACTTCACCACACCAGACGAGTCGTACCACGGCGTCGTCTACACGAAGGACTACGCGGCCGCGCCGAACGTCATCAAGGCACGCATGCAGCTCATGCGCGATTTCGGAATGTACCCGGCCGCGCACTCGGCGTTCATGCTCAACCTCAGCCTCGAAAGCTTGCACGTGCGCATGCGCCGGCACTGCGACAACGCGCTCAAAGTTGCGCAGTACCTCGACACACGCACGGACGTCATCGGCGAAGTGCGCTACCCCGGCCTGCCCAGCTCCCCCTACCACGAGCTGGCGAAGAAATACCTCGACGGCGGGTTCTCCGGCGTGATCGCCATCGACGTCGGCACGCGCGAGGCTGGCACCACGTTCATGGACGCGCTCAAACTGGTTTCGCGTGAAGTTCACGTGGCCGATTCGCGTTCGTGCGTGCTGCATCCGGCATCGATGACGCACCGGCAGGTCAGCGACGCCGGGCTCATCGAAGCGGGCATCACCCCGGGGCTCGTCCGTATTTCGGTGGGTCTGGAGGATGCCGACGACGTGATCGCAGATCTCGCCCAGGCGCTTGACCAGCTCAAATAA
- a CDS encoding BCCT family transporter, whose product MADKSDLAEPTSDTKATGGDKSPAISEPLDATSSATSELAALLAEEQSINAADLVEEPIELAAETDDKRISWAVVLPALALILAVAVWGLGWPDQFETAANYAFGWVLTNFGWSFVLLSTVFVVFMIIIAASKFGKIKLGSPDEAPEFSTGSWISMMFAAGMGIGLMFYGASEPLAFYREGVPGHEPGEVGTAMAQAMFHWTLHPWAMYAIVGLAIGYSTYRLGRRQLISSAFTPLIGEKRANGLLGKMIDSLSIFATVFGTACSLGLGALQIRAGLEASGLVKNPGNGMILGIVLVLTLAFLISAMSGVGRGIRYLSNFNMAIAALLAIVVFIFGPTIAQLNILPEAIGTYAANFFEMAGRTAASANGTAGVWLSGWTIFYWAWWVSWSPFVGMFIARISRGRTIREFTLGVMLIPSGLSLVWFTIFGGTAIRMEHSGNSIYGDGSTESQLFNLLHQLPAGLFFSIFAVILLGTFFITSADSASTVMGSISQGGRATASPWLTGMWGVLTAAIGLTLLISGGDRALSNIQNVTIVAATPFLFIIGALMFAIVRDLRNDVVYLDQREQEAFSRQLAIERRHRREREERRRRREVRSRGRKRGGRAGHHKRAAGAEQR is encoded by the coding sequence ATGGCTGACAAAAGTGACCTTGCAGAACCAACGTCCGACACGAAAGCTACAGGGGGAGATAAGTCACCGGCGATCAGCGAACCTTTAGACGCGACGTCGTCGGCTACGTCAGAGCTTGCCGCACTGCTCGCCGAAGAGCAATCCATTAACGCAGCAGACCTCGTTGAAGAACCAATCGAACTTGCAGCAGAGACCGACGATAAGCGGATTTCGTGGGCCGTTGTACTTCCGGCTCTCGCACTTATTTTGGCTGTTGCCGTGTGGGGCCTAGGGTGGCCAGACCAGTTCGAAACCGCCGCGAACTACGCCTTCGGCTGGGTGCTCACCAACTTTGGCTGGTCGTTCGTGCTGCTATCCACCGTGTTCGTGGTGTTTATGATCATCATCGCGGCCTCCAAGTTCGGCAAAATTAAACTTGGCAGTCCAGACGAAGCGCCCGAGTTTTCCACTGGATCGTGGATTTCCATGATGTTCGCAGCCGGCATGGGAATCGGCCTCATGTTCTACGGCGCCTCCGAACCTCTGGCGTTCTATCGCGAGGGCGTGCCCGGCCACGAACCCGGAGAAGTGGGCACCGCGATGGCCCAAGCCATGTTCCACTGGACGTTACACCCGTGGGCGATGTACGCCATTGTTGGCCTAGCAATTGGTTATTCCACCTACCGGCTCGGCCGCCGTCAACTCATTTCGTCCGCGTTCACCCCGCTCATTGGCGAAAAACGCGCGAACGGGCTGCTCGGCAAAATGATCGATTCGCTGTCTATTTTTGCCACCGTGTTCGGAACCGCCTGTTCGCTCGGCCTTGGCGCACTACAAATCCGCGCAGGTCTGGAAGCCTCCGGGCTGGTGAAGAATCCCGGTAACGGAATGATCTTGGGCATCGTGCTCGTGCTCACGCTAGCCTTCTTGATCTCTGCGATGTCCGGTGTTGGCCGCGGCATTCGCTACCTGTCGAACTTCAACATGGCGATTGCGGCACTGCTCGCGATCGTCGTGTTCATTTTCGGCCCCACGATCGCACAGCTCAACATCCTGCCCGAAGCGATTGGCACGTATGCAGCGAACTTCTTCGAAATGGCCGGGCGTACGGCCGCCTCAGCAAACGGCACGGCAGGCGTGTGGCTGTCTGGCTGGACGATCTTCTACTGGGCATGGTGGGTGTCATGGTCGCCATTCGTGGGTATGTTCATCGCCCGTATTTCGCGTGGCCGTACGATCCGCGAGTTCACGCTCGGAGTGATGCTGATCCCGTCGGGGCTCTCGCTCGTGTGGTTCACCATTTTCGGTGGCACCGCGATCCGCATGGAGCACAGCGGGAATTCGATTTACGGTGATGGCAGTACTGAATCGCAATTGTTCAACCTGCTCCACCAGCTCCCGGCCGGTTTGTTCTTCAGTATTTTCGCGGTGATCTTGCTGGGCACGTTCTTTATTACGTCTGCCGATTCAGCTTCTACCGTGATGGGCTCAATTTCGCAGGGTGGGCGCGCTACAGCATCCCCGTGGCTGACCGGCATGTGGGGCGTGCTCACGGCAGCGATCGGCCTTACCCTGCTGATTTCAGGAGGCGACCGCGCACTGTCCAACATCCAAAACGTGACGATCGTGGCGGCCACGCCCTTCCTTTTCATTATCGGAGCGCTCATGTTCGCAATCGTGCGGGATTTGCGTAACGACGTCGTCTACCTCGACCAACGCGAACAAGAAGCGTTCAGCCGCCAACTGGCTATCGAACGCAGGCATCGCCGAGAACGAGAAGAACGACGACGACGGCGCGAGGTCCGTTCCCGAGGCCGCAAACGCGGTGGGCGAGCGGGGCACCATAAGCGTGCAGCGGGCGCCGAACAACGGTGA
- a CDS encoding aldo/keto reductase: MKPQNFQPSDDFWTPAASRYDDVPIVPCGNSGLHLPRIALGLWHNFGDDRPFQTQRDIVRYAFDRGVIHFDLANNYGPPAGSAEENFGRIIAKDLRPYRHEIVISTKAGWNMWRGPMGFGGSRNYLLTSLDESLARMGVDYVDIFYHHRPDPDVPLAETMLALHDAVRSGKARYAGISSYSASATKEAQAIMRELGTPLVIHQPSYSMLNRWVEDGEPSLLDSAAAEGMGVIAFSPLAQGMLTDKYLNGVPEGSRLDQGKVTRDYFTDEVLGHVRALNEIAAGRGQTLAQMAIAWILRDQGERTVTTALVGASSVDQLADSLGAVENTEFSAEELAQIDEHAVDSGINSWWGATQSRA, encoded by the coding sequence ATGAAACCTCAGAACTTCCAGCCCTCGGATGATTTTTGGACGCCCGCGGCCTCCCGTTACGACGACGTGCCGATCGTCCCCTGCGGGAACTCCGGCCTGCACCTGCCACGAATTGCGCTTGGCCTGTGGCACAACTTCGGTGATGACCGCCCGTTCCAAACCCAGCGGGATATCGTGCGCTACGCCTTCGACCGCGGCGTGATCCACTTCGACTTGGCGAACAACTATGGGCCGCCTGCAGGCTCTGCCGAGGAGAACTTCGGGCGAATCATTGCCAAGGATCTGCGCCCGTATCGTCATGAGATCGTGATTTCCACGAAAGCGGGCTGGAACATGTGGCGCGGGCCGATGGGCTTCGGCGGTTCACGAAACTATCTGTTGACTTCGCTCGACGAATCACTGGCTCGCATGGGCGTCGACTACGTGGACATTTTCTATCACCATCGGCCAGACCCCGACGTCCCACTTGCCGAAACGATGCTTGCTCTGCACGACGCCGTCCGCTCCGGCAAGGCGCGGTACGCTGGGATTTCGTCGTACTCGGCCAGTGCCACGAAGGAGGCTCAGGCGATCATGCGCGAGCTGGGCACGCCACTGGTGATTCACCAGCCGTCGTATTCGATGCTCAACCGGTGGGTGGAAGACGGCGAACCGTCGCTGCTTGACTCGGCTGCAGCCGAGGGCATGGGCGTGATCGCGTTTTCGCCGCTCGCGCAGGGCATGCTCACCGACAAGTATTTAAACGGCGTGCCCGAGGGATCACGCCTCGACCAGGGCAAAGTCACGCGCGACTATTTCACCGACGAGGTGCTCGGGCACGTGCGGGCGCTCAACGAGATTGCTGCTGGCCGCGGGCAGACCCTAGCGCAGATGGCGATCGCGTGGATTTTGCGCGACCAGGGAGAGCGGACCGTGACGACCGCGCTGGTGGGAGCCTCGTCGGTTGACCAGCTCGCCGACTCGCTCGGAGCCGTGGAGAACACCGAGTTTTCAGCTGAGGAGCTAGCGCAGATCGACGAACACGCCGTCGACTCTGGTATTAACAGCTGGTGGGGTGCCACCCAGTCGCGGGCGTAA
- a CDS encoding MFS transporter has protein sequence MSTQTQQKTEFKGNDKVLLGFVLAVVTYWLFAGTIGNLVSTIVDDIGTEYISESIMSLAAPIAGLFSGLFIVVLGGMADRVGRVKMTMLGLILSVVGSALLVLASGPLATPLMLTGRVLQGLSTAMIMPSTMALLKTYWEGEARQRAVSMWSIGSWGGSGFAAVFGGIVAQQINWRWIFIINIIVSILAMLLIWGTPESKVEQKGPKKRFDWPGLIVFLITLLSLMVALIFGAQMPPINEAGEPAGWTSPITLGLAAVAVIGMFIFVRIEQKADNPFIDFGLFKNTTFTGATISNFLANATIGLLNVSQLVLIGARQPGQDGYLGTMGAGLLTLSYGIMIVTFIRFGEKLLQRFGPRKPMIWGMLIVILSALFLTPTFVYLDTYKILAVIGYGLFGLGLAFYATPSTDAALSNLPADQAGAGSGIYKMASSLGGALGLAISLAVFNALKAGEPMAVGVEYVGVQDNVSLRFAGMVVMIINAVMALAAILSIVMTVPKGGGSRDGGKMAESAAPAPQPTLDESKQQIIDHLSALPLKDLQRIEKQILVNELADLDDDVLRDMVRTKRGG, from the coding sequence ATGTCCACGCAAACTCAACAAAAGACGGAATTCAAGGGCAACGATAAGGTTCTCCTCGGTTTCGTTCTTGCCGTCGTCACCTACTGGCTCTTCGCCGGTACGATCGGCAACCTCGTTTCTACCATCGTTGATGACATCGGCACTGAATACATCAGCGAATCGATCATGTCGCTCGCAGCCCCGATCGCAGGCCTGTTCTCCGGTCTGTTCATCGTGGTGCTCGGCGGTATGGCCGACCGCGTTGGCCGCGTCAAGATGACGATGCTCGGCCTGATCCTGTCGGTTGTCGGCTCCGCACTGCTCGTGCTCGCTTCCGGCCCGCTGGCCACGCCGCTCATGCTGACCGGCCGTGTTCTTCAGGGCCTGTCGACCGCCATGATCATGCCGTCCACCATGGCACTGCTGAAGACATACTGGGAGGGCGAAGCACGTCAGCGCGCCGTGTCCATGTGGTCGATCGGTTCATGGGGCGGCTCGGGCTTTGCTGCCGTGTTTGGCGGTATTGTTGCCCAGCAGATCAACTGGCGTTGGATCTTCATCATCAACATCATCGTGTCGATCCTCGCCATGCTCCTCATCTGGGGCACGCCCGAGTCGAAGGTCGAGCAGAAGGGCCCGAAGAAGCGTTTCGACTGGCCTGGCCTGATCGTCTTCCTCATCACCCTGCTCTCGCTCATGGTTGCGCTGATCTTCGGCGCGCAAATGCCGCCGATCAACGAAGCCGGCGAACCTGCTGGTTGGACCTCGCCAATCACACTTGGCCTGGCCGCCGTCGCCGTCATCGGCATGTTCATCTTCGTACGTATCGAGCAGAAGGCCGACAACCCGTTCATTGACTTCGGACTGTTCAAGAACACCACCTTCACTGGTGCCACGATCTCGAACTTCCTCGCCAATGCAACGATCGGCCTGCTCAACGTGTCGCAGCTCGTTCTCATCGGTGCACGTCAGCCTGGTCAGGACGGCTACCTCGGCACGATGGGCGCTGGCCTGCTCACGCTCAGCTACGGCATCATGATCGTCACGTTCATCCGCTTCGGTGAAAAACTGCTTCAGCGCTTCGGCCCGCGTAAGCCGATGATTTGGGGCATGCTGATCGTCATCCTGTCGGCGCTGTTCCTGACCCCGACCTTCGTCTACCTTGACACCTACAAGATCCTCGCTGTTATCGGCTACGGTCTGTTCGGTCTGGGTCTGGCGTTCTACGCTACCCCGTCCACCGACGCCGCGCTCTCGAACCTGCCTGCCGACCAGGCCGGTGCCGGTTCGGGTATCTACAAGATGGCATCCTCGCTGGGTGGCGCTCTCGGTCTGGCGATTTCGCTGGCCGTGTTCAACGCGCTCAAGGCTGGCGAACCGATGGCTGTTGGCGTGGAGTACGTGGGCGTTCAGGATAACGTCTCGCTACGCTTCGCCGGCATGGTCGTCATGATCATTAATGCAGTGATGGCGCTCGCCGCGATCCTGTCGATCGTGATGACCGTTCCGAAGGGTGGCGGCAGCCGCGACGGCGGCAAGATGGCCGAGTCCGCAGCTCCGGCACCACAGCCGACCCTCGACGAGTCGAAGCAGCAGATCATCGATCACCTGTCTGCGTTGCCGCTCAAGGATCTGCAACGGATCGAGAAGCAAATCTTGGTCAACGAGCTCGCAGATCTCGACGACGACGTGCTACGCGACATGGTTCGCACCAAGCGCGGCGGCTAA
- a CDS encoding AI-2E family transporter has product MGIFARFRRSTTRDDDALLAKRQAERDREKAGIRRITTADVEAIAQDKERGTWGGMVAPPNARVHALGIPHWLAKYGLGAWMLIGMAIALIGITTALSAVTEVFLAVFLGFVLTSVLHPMVDWLSRYMPRALSTALALVFGFLVFGGMLTYVVYSVANEWNALAGQFEEGVESILAFLTDGPLPIELTREEINSAVSNAVQAGTQWVQSNAGTIASTVATNAGQFAVIVTVLALALFIAAVLLAQGPKMWLWVLNLLPARNRERFNLGAFAAWTAFSGYSRGTVIISLINGVLSFIFLTIVGVPLAAPLAVLVLIGTFIPLVGAPAAMVVAMVVALASGGIVDCLIVGAGIAIIGQLEGDLFQPLVMGKQVSLHPVVIAVGVAAGGFAGGLIGAVITIPIMAICWAVFRTLNEPEEPLTEIPYVPKERVLPEDD; this is encoded by the coding sequence ATGGGAATATTTGCGAGATTTCGGCGAAGCACTACACGCGACGACGACGCCCTGCTAGCTAAGCGGCAGGCTGAGCGGGATCGTGAGAAAGCTGGTATTCGCAGGATTACGACGGCGGACGTGGAGGCGATCGCCCAAGATAAAGAGCGTGGCACGTGGGGTGGCATGGTGGCACCGCCGAATGCTCGTGTGCATGCGCTTGGAATCCCGCACTGGCTAGCAAAATACGGGCTGGGCGCGTGGATGCTCATCGGAATGGCGATCGCACTGATCGGGATCACGACGGCGCTGTCTGCCGTGACCGAAGTGTTCCTGGCCGTGTTCCTCGGCTTCGTGTTGACCTCCGTGTTGCACCCGATGGTGGATTGGCTAAGCCGATACATGCCGCGCGCACTATCAACCGCGCTGGCTTTGGTTTTCGGCTTTTTAGTGTTCGGCGGCATGCTCACCTACGTGGTCTACTCGGTGGCGAACGAGTGGAATGCGCTGGCAGGCCAGTTCGAAGAGGGTGTGGAAAGTATTCTCGCATTCCTCACCGACGGCCCGCTTCCGATTGAGCTGACCCGCGAGGAGATCAATTCGGCGGTGTCGAACGCCGTCCAGGCTGGCACGCAATGGGTGCAAAGTAACGCGGGTACGATCGCGTCGACTGTGGCAACGAACGCCGGCCAGTTCGCCGTCATCGTCACCGTTCTAGCTCTCGCACTGTTCATAGCAGCGGTGCTGCTTGCGCAGGGTCCGAAAATGTGGCTGTGGGTGCTCAACCTACTGCCAGCGCGTAATCGCGAGCGTTTCAACCTTGGTGCGTTTGCTGCGTGGACAGCATTTTCTGGCTATTCGCGTGGCACGGTGATTATCTCGCTCATCAATGGCGTGCTGTCGTTTATTTTCCTCACGATCGTAGGCGTTCCGCTTGCTGCTCCCCTGGCGGTGCTCGTGCTCATTGGTACGTTCATTCCGCTGGTGGGTGCGCCTGCCGCGATGGTGGTGGCGATGGTCGTGGCACTGGCCTCCGGTGGAATCGTTGACTGCCTGATCGTCGGCGCCGGTATCGCTATCATCGGCCAGCTCGAGGGCGATCTGTTCCAGCCGCTCGTCATGGGCAAACAGGTCTCGCTACACCCTGTGGTCATCGCGGTGGGCGTGGCCGCAGGTGGTTTTGCTGGCGGGCTCATCGGCGCGGTCATCACCATTCCGATCATGGCGATTTGCTGGGCGGTTTTCCGCACGCTCAACGAGCCAGAAGAACCACTCACCGAGATTCCTTACGTGCCTAAAGAACGCGTGCTTCCCGAGGACGACTAG